A stretch of Mobula birostris isolate sMobBir1 chromosome 2, sMobBir1.hap1, whole genome shotgun sequence DNA encodes these proteins:
- the LOC140193999 gene encoding tudor domain-containing protein 6-like produces the protein MGSTGGLPPTGVCLALRVTRVDPPRPSSVLVRLWGRFQQRERQPEYQRMHTEIQNWAKAVRLGGGPERGVPAPPLETNERCLAEICGEWHRARVLSRVDDDYTVFMLDEGRALPVRARNLDRGKKEFFHLPPEVVCCILANLVPAKDPGASAQEEQRRSQPPPEVGDGEEERDVGARPRASKATAWPPGALSFFRGLQGRTLDAQVEAVLPNRLVLVEVARVSRQLCELGLARTIDAASFRLLVEVSTSRPSATLRKECLSVLPPPSSDTAAAAPAPGQIPGGAEALQPPPPPQPLGEAGYGLAYFYPLLQLGETVAVRVTHVRYPDRFFCQLRCHCPELERLQDSMYRYYESGRAAEAPRKLGTPCATKSADGRWYRAIIQHTLADGVLEVFYVDYGDREVVSARAVCRLSPGYFKMPVVTYPFALLDVSDYGRGWTAHHVELLKSLILRKVLQAKVEFYNAVENVYLVTLYQEDGPTINAAFCAQAEGLLSGYCTQDGGIGNGCQKLNALQCGGDYLAEDKRIGVSKVKERISVLKNANLKLNAFYDVLVEFVKDPSEFWIRTMETACEFENLMSSIAKNYGQLGRNEGLIKKPEPGLLCCAKFRADDLFYRAVITEILDGEFRVFFIDYGNMEVVGWHDVKALLPEYRKLPALAIKCCLADLFPKEGTWSREAVDYFEKAVFEKRLVVHVLEKEMDKYLIELLDVEDEGEPSINKLILKAGYADHQVHRISNLSLKNLDVLGHLHIPFSSGETFHMLGGNKIDKFEQSPMTSDAAQSFTDYGDTAELLSSDSLISLLSGQEEFEGNDRAEIITESYKQEYLKVGSTVDVQVSFIDEPGDFWCQMTKNAHELKMLMSKIQEYYNTHDDQFQPDQSACIVKYSEDGRWYRALILGKVVLMEVDVLYIDYGNRERVSISDLRTIRPEFLLLKGQAFRCSLYNIIQPMGPDPFIWNEDSIAAFHEFIDNALSLYMELKCTVYALTIVEDKGLCNIVDLNTPFQSACQLLIERGLAKFVGSPSILAPSVSLYTYYYSTHDVKIGSEEEMYVSHVVNPTKFYCLLGRNLGVLDNLTDKVNKLSAKMQGYNFTHGIDPICLAKYTDNRWYRALAWPVQNQIRVSFVDYGNKLDVDKNDLLPIPNSAKDVKFLPMQAIKCGLSDIPADLSLDVMWFKKAVMDKPLKAVVVAKETDGKLIVELYDGNMQINAKIREQLCLQGSNERKVNGNSGRQKNKSEKSSFPCLAKSDHESLSLKSCIVEDQSEDCEIEKLTGSVCKQDRWKNRAEVTAQTDETRLKRCIPNKIGAMRTKESSDIGSSGEMGKNTSVESTNLITTWPKVIHVPPLLNPGFKSEVSVSHIINPSHFFVQLSQNEDKIKIMEKKLNECVINCRNVGSFKMGDVVCAEFPEDGSPYRAIITEAHNDLFTVEYIDYGNTATVDASKIFPLPVDCLEVQRLSIPCSLAGFRNANFRENKIILSEFKKRTNKTLLQCEFVQQFGQLWEILLYDNQGLLADGLKDSLYKSELQYSQQLTECPVFDVRPASKFKAYVLSVKSPQQFWCQFKTTEDGVFIESLERNKYECEYQLKNDLALKAGNLCMVKTKNHHNWATCEIVQVLAGSVEVLFLKEGIKEVVKNEDLREITPKFALTYECKLYGLVPVDGNSWSEQATELFKASVLHKTVTVKVISVSEDNILEVAIYENLENIMRNKLTASGLGVEKLNESLPNTVNFGRYIRKMPLMGQAVEGYITAVESPSYFWCQFSMPEIQMLSKKMCEVGVFSITDKELLSTISIGDSCACKYSEDDLWYRAEVKNINGNMVTLQYVDYGNEDNVGLEQVKRIPKELLKIPTQCFPCSLFGYDLSKGSWKDGAVDVLVEFSDQLLNISVIENEHGKGNAPFLSHVQVQYAGGTINDVVRDLWIPHHRSDQVCDNSLSAEQLTPVLSSAGIQNDEDNLMRPTHLKGSNEDSSIIFMQNENEEKVITKIPPVHTKEGECIINVQCIDLSPVVDSVTNGIEVLHTSKMNELVEQSSVLAESNTKNVHLRSTNEVSSVQNCVNGNASNLQPEDADLKPLSEQEPIKVCEDLQGSMQSIDLYEEIFKCHSDQPLTEEIGDDSMTRILISHDDDEDYYEDQNLPEAQVNSNLIEDQFVTDIGMNICLEEESKILSDESLEVVNEGKHKDFEKNNENKSILLDDPLSVTADSNTVQESSSLILQPESEFSHYLHQYENEHQDTKSSSSNYSTCVSEKEMVVSEVNCEEVDGQTVPSKTVIKLDEEQLIHGTSTEVTDVFSSTKLDVALLEHFDD, from the exons ATGGGTTCGACGGGCGGGCTGCCGCCCACGGGCGTGTGCCTTGCGCTCCGAGTCACTCGAGTGGACCCACCCCGACCCAGCTCGGTATTGGTCAGGCTGTGGGGCCGCTTCCAGCAGCGCGAAAGGCAGCCCGAGTACCAGCGGATGCACACGGAGATCCAGAATTGGGCCAAGGCGGTGCGGCTGGGCGGCGGCCCCGAGCGCGGAGTACCCGCCCCTCCTCTGGAAACTAACGAGCGCTGCTTGGCTGAGATCTGCGGCGAGTGGCACCGGGCCCGGGTGCTGAGCCGGGTGGACGACGACTATACCGTCTTCATGCTGGACGAAGGCCGGGCGCTGCCGGTCCGGGCCCGCAACCTGGACCGAGGTAAGAAGGAGTTTTTCCACTTGCCGCCCGAGGTGGTCTGCTGCATTCTGGCCAACTTGGTGCCGGCTAAGGACCCGGGAGCCTCCGCCCAGGAGGAGCAGAGGCGGTCACAACCACCGCCAGAGGTCGGCGACGGAGAGGAGGAGCGCGACGTGGGCGCCCGGCCCCGGGCGAGCAAGGCCACTGCCTGGCCGCCTGGTGCGTTGTCCTTCTTCCGCGGCCTGCAGGGGCGTACGCTGGACGCGCAGGTAGAGGCGGTGTTGCCCAACCGCTTGGTGCTGGTGGAGGTGGCGCGGGTGTCGAGGCAGCTGTGTGAACTGGGCCTGGCGCGCACCATCGACGCCGCCTCCTTCCGCCTGCTAGTGGAGGTGTCCACTTCGCGGCCCAGCGCCACGCTCCGCAAGGAGTGCCTGAGCGTGCTGCCACCGCCTTCCTCCGACACCGCCGCCGCCGCCCCCGCCCCCGGTCAGATTCCGGGCGGGGCTGAGGCCCTACAGCCGCCTCCGCCGCCGCAGCCACTCGGCGAGGCGGGCTACGGCCTCGCCTACTTCTACCCGCTGCTGCAACTCGGCGAGACCGTGGCGGTGAGGGTCACTCATGTCCGCTACCCCGACCGCTTTTTCTGCCAGCTGAGGTGCCACTGCCCCGAGCTGGAGCGGCTGCAAGACAGCATGTACCGCTACTACGAGAGTGGGCGCGCAGCCGAAGCGCCCCGCAAGCTGGGCACTCCGTGCGCCACCAAGAGCGCCGATGGCCGCTGGTACCGCGCTATCATCCAGCACACGCTGGCCGACGGCGTGTTGGAGGTTTTCTATGTTGATTATGGTGACCGTGAGGTGGTGTCGGCCCGAGCCGTTTGCCGCCTCAGCCCCGGTTACTTCAAGATGCCTGTTGTCACCTACCCATTTGCTCTGCTGGACGTGTCGGACTACGGCCGCGGCTGGACGGCGCATCACGTCGAGCTGCTCAAATCGCTGATCCTGCGCAAAGTGCTGCAGGCCAAGGTGGAGTTCTACAACGCAGTGGAAAACGTATACCTGGTcaccctttaccaggaggatgGCCCCACCATCAATGCAGCTTTTTGTGCCCAAGCAGAAGGACTTCTTTCTGGGTATTGCACCCAAGATGGAGGAATAGGAAATGGTTGCCAGAAACTGAATGCTCTGCAATGTGGCGGTGACTATCTCGCTGAGGACAAAAGGATAGGAGTCTCGAAAGTCAAAGAACGTATCTCTGTACTCAAGAATGCAAATCTGAAACTAAATGCATTTTACGATGTTCTAGTTGAATTTGTGAAAGAtccttcagaattttggattCGAACCATGGAAACGGCCTGTGAGTTTGAAAATCTAATGAGTAGCATTGCCAAAAACTATGGACAATTGGGTCGAAATGAAGGGTTGATAAAAAAGCCTGAGCCTGGTTTATTATGTTGTGCTAAATTCAGGGCTGACGACTTGTTTTACAGAGCTGTTATTACAGAGATTCTTGATGGTGAATTCAGGGTTTTCTTCATTGATTATGGAAACATGGAAGTCGTGGGTTGGCATGATGTTAAGGCCTTACTTCCAGAATATCGAAAACTTCCTGCCTTAGCAATTAAGTGTTGCCTTGCTGACCTCTTTCCTAAAGAAGGAACTTGGAGTAGAGAAGCTGTTGACTATTTTGAAAAAGCAGTGTTTGAAAAACGTCTTGTAGTTCATGTCttggagaaggagatggacaAATATCTGATTGAACTGTTGGATGTGGAAGATGAAGGGGAACCTAGTATAAACAAGTTAATTTTAAAAGCAGGCTATGCTGATCACCAAGTCCATAGAATCTCTAACTTAAGTTTAAAGAATTTGGATGTATTAGGCCATTTGCACATTCCATTTTCATCTGGAGAAACGTTTCATATGCTTGGCGGAAACAAAATAGACAAATTTGAACAAAGCCCAATGACTTCTGATGCAGCTCAGTCATTCACAGATTATGGTGATACAGCTGAATTGTTGTCAAGTGATTCTCTAATCTCACTGCTATCTGGTcaggaagaatttgaaggtaatgATAGAGCAGAAATAATTACAGAATCTTATAAACAAGAATATCTTAAAGTGGGGAGTACAGTAGATGTACAAGTTTCTTTCATTGATGAGCCTGGTGACTTTTGGTGTCAAATGACTAAAAACGCACATGAATTGAAGATGCTGATGAGTAAAATACAAGAATATTACAACACACATGATGATCAGTTTCAGCCTGATCAATCTGCTTGCATAGTAAAGTATTCTGAGGATGGCAGATGGTATAGAGCATTGATACTGGGGAAAGTGGTTTTAATGGAAGTAGATGTGTTGTATATTGATTATGGAAATAGAGAGAGAGTATCCATTAGTGATCTACGTACAATAAGACCagagtttctccttctcaagggTCAGGCATTTAGGTGCAGTCTCTATAACATAATTCAGCCCATGGGTCCTGATCCATTCATATGGAATGAAGATTCAATTGCTGCATTCCATGAATTTATTGATAATGCTTTAAGCTTATACATGGAGCTGAAATGCACAGTGTATGCATTGACTATTGTAGAGGATAAAGGACTCTGTAATATTGTGGATTTGAACACTCCATTCCAAAGTGCTTGTCAATTATTAATCGAGCGTGGCTTAGCCAAGTTTGTAGGATCACCTAGCATTCTTGCCCCTTCTGTAAGCCTTTACACTTACTATTATTCAACTCATGATGTGAAAATTGGTAGTGAAGAAGAAATGTATGTGAGTCATGTTGTAAATCCAACAAAGTTCTACTGTCTTCTTGGTAGAAACCTGGGTGTTCTAGATAACCTTACAGACAAAGTTAATAAACTGTCTGCTAAGATGCAAGGGTATAATTTTACACATGGAATAGACCCTATCTGTCTTGCAAAATACACTGATAATCGGTGGTATCGTGCTTTAGCGTGGCCTGTACAAAACCAAATTCGGGTTTCATTCGTGGACTATGGGAACAAACTAGATGTTGATAAGAATGACTTGCTTCCTATACCCAACAGTGCAAAAGATGTTAAATTCTTACCCATGCAAGCAATTAAGTGTGGTTTATCAGATATACCAGCTGACTTATCCCTTGACGTTATGTGGTTTAAAAAAGCTGTGATGGATAAACCTTTAAAAGCTGTAGTAGTTGCAAAGGAGACAGATGGAAAACTGATTGTTGAGCTATATGATGGGAACATGCAAATTAATGCAAAAATTAGAGAACAGCTTTGCCTGCAGGGTAGTAATGAAAGAAAAGTAAATGGTAATTCAGGAAGGCAAAAGAATAAGAGTGAAAAGTCAAGCTTTCCTTGTTTGGCAAAGAGTGATCATGAGTCATTGTCTCTCAAAAGCTGCATAGTTGAAGATCAAAGTGAAGACTGTGAAATTGAAAAGTTAACTGGATCTGTGTGCAAGCAGGACAGATGGAAGAATAGGGCTGAAGTCACTGCACAGACTGACGAAACCAGATTAAAAAGATGTATTCCCAACAAAATAGGTGCAATGCGGACAAAAGAATCTTCAGATATAGGGTCCAGtggagaaatgggaaaaaatacaTCTGTTGAAAGCACTAACTTAATCACAACATGGCCTAAGGTGATACATGTTCCTCCATTACTGAATCCTGGATTTAAAAGTGAAGTATCTGTTTCACACATTATCAATCCATCTCATTTTTTTGTTCAGCTTTCCCAAAATGAAGATAAGATAAAAATAATGGAAAAAAAGTTGAATGAATGTGTTATAAATTGTAGAAATGTTGGAAGCTTTAAGATGGGAGATGTTGTGTGTGCAGAGTTCCCTGAAGATGGCTCTCCATATAGAGCTATAATAACTGAAGCTCACAATGATTTGTTTACAGTGGAATATATAGATTATGGTAACACAGCAACTGTTGATGCTTCAAAAATCTTTCCTCTTCCAGTTGATTGCTTGGAAGTTCAGCGACTTAGCATACCTTGCTCTCTTGCTGGATTTCGGAATGCAAATTTTAGAGAAAACAAAATTATTCTTTCTGAATTTAAAAAGAGAACAAATAAAACACTGCTACAATGTGAATTTGTCCAGCAGTTTGGACAATTGTGGGAGATTCTCCTCTATGACAACCAGGGATTGTTGGCTGATGGTTTGAAAGATTCTTTATATAAAAGTGAATTACAATACTCTCAGCAATTGACTGAATGTCCTGTATTTGATGTAAGGCCTGCTTCAAAGTTCAAGGCATATGTCCTTTCAGTTAAGTCTCCCCAGCAATTTTGGTGTCAGTTTAAGACAACAGAGGATGGTGTTTTTATTGAATCACTTGAAAGAAACAAATATGAATGTGAATATCAATTAAAAAATGACTTGGCTCTCAAGGCTGGTAATCTGTGTATGGTAAAAACTAAAAATCACCATAACTGGGCTACTTGTGAAATAGTGCAAGTTCTTGCTGGTAGTGTTGAAGTACTCTTTCTGAAGGAGGGCATTAAGGAAGTTGTGAAAAATGAAGACCTGAGAGAAATAACACCTAAATTTGCATTGACTTATGAATGTAAATTGTATGGTTTGGTTCCAGTTGATGGGAATAGCTGGTCTGAACAAGCCACTGAACTCTTTAAAGCTTCAGTTTTGCACAAAACTGTCACTGTGAAAGTAATCAGTGTTTCAGAGGATAATATATTAGAAGTTGCTATATATGAGAACTTGGAAAATATCATGAGAAACAAATTAACTGCTTCAGGGCTAGGTGTTGAGAAATTGAATGAGAGTTTGCCTAACACAGTCAACTTTGGACGTTACATCAGAAAAATGCCTTTAATGGGACAAGCTGTTGAAGGATATATCACAGCAGTGGAAAGTCCTAGCTATTTCTGGTGCCAATTTTCAATGCCTGAAATTCAGATGCTTTCTAAAAAGATGTGTGAAGTTGGAGTATTTAGTATTACAGATAAAGAATTACTTTCCACCATTTCAATTGGTGACAGTTGTGCTTGTAAATATTCTGAAGATGACCTCTGGTACAGGGCTGAAGTAAAAAATATAAATGGCAACATGGTAACATTGCAATATGTTGACTATGGGAATGAAGATAATGTTGGACTAGAGCAAGTTAAAAGGATACCCAAGGAGCTGCTGAAGATTCCTACCCAGTGTTTTCCATGTTCCCTTTTTGGGTATGATTTGTCAAAAGGCTCTTGGAAAGATGGTGCAGTGGATGTACTTGTTGAATTTTCAGATCAGTTGTTAAATATttctgtgatagagaatgaacaTGGAAAAGGAAATGCTCCATTTTTATCACATGTCCAAGTCCAGTATGCTGGTGGTACAATTAATGACGTTGTGAGAGACTTGTGGATTCCTCATCATAGAAGCGATCAGGTATGTGACAATTCATTAAGTGCCGAGCAGTTAACTCCTGTGCTGTCAAGTGCTGGGATCCAGAATGACGAAGATAACCTCATGCGGCCTACACATTTGAAGGGATCAAATGAAGACAGCTCTATCATTTTTATGCAAAATGAAAATGAGGAAAAAGTTATCACTAAAATTCCACCTGTACACACAAAGGAGGGAGAATGCATAATTAATGTTCAGTGTATTGACTTGTCTCCAGTAGTGGATAGTGTGACCAATGGAATAGAAGTGTTACATACGTCAAAGATGAATGAActtgttgagcagagttcagTTCTTGCTGAGAGCAATACTAAAAATGTCCATTTAAGGTCTACCAATGAAGTATCTTCAGTGCAGAATTGTGTGAATGGAAACGCTTCAAACCTGCAACCTGAAGATGCAGATCTTAAGCCGCTCTCAGAACAAGAACCAATCAAAGTGTGTGAAGATTTGCAGGGTTCAATGCAGTCtattgatctgtatgaagagATTTTTAAATGCCATAGTGATCAGCCTCTTACTGAGGAGATTGGTGATGATTCTATGACCCGTATTCTCATATCCCATGATGATGACGAGGACTACTATGAAGATCAAAACTTGCCAGAAGCCCAAGTCAACAGCAATTTAATAGAGGACCAGTTTGTGACAG ACATTGGGATGAATATCTGCTTGGAAGAAGAAAGCAAAATTCTATCTGATGAAAGTCTTGAAGTGGTGAATGAAG gaaaaCACAAAGATTTTGAAAAAAATAATGAGAACAAAAGTATTCTGTTAGATGATCCACTATCTGTGACAGCTGATAGCAACACAGTACAAG